In Carya illinoinensis cultivar Pawnee chromosome 9, C.illinoinensisPawnee_v1, whole genome shotgun sequence, the following are encoded in one genomic region:
- the LOC122275424 gene encoding uncharacterized protein LOC122275424 isoform X3, producing MEEVSERSELRRMQREQERERRRMRDRQRRQSMTVEQREKHLARRRRNYQLRRLRAESARSGSQTGQVGMVSRGETITSDEHQAVTSFSGLSVKCNGVTHVETNKGEENLTVDCKESEGLEALAHKGTNFPRRLRLSHIRHLARSLNNSTGELGGNHQMVEAVITKRDVASNCLQVGHSDSGISPQSLRLNRVKRLARTFNNSANSATREASDQDHRSTTEVEQKLPCGELQLISNDEPKLV from the exons ATGGAAGAGGTATCAGAAAGGTCAGAGCTGCGCAGAATGCAACGGGAGCAGGAAAGAGAAAGGCGCCGGATGCGGGACAGGCAAAGAAGACAGTCAATGACGGTTGAGCAGAGGGAGAAACATCTTGCCAGGCGTCGTAGAAACTATCAATTGAGAAGACTAAGAGCTGAAAGTGCAAGGTCAGGTTCTCAAACTGGACAAGTGGGCATGGTGAGTAGAGGTGAAACGATCACCAGCGATGAACATCAAGCAGTAACTTCTTTTTCAGGACTGAGTGTCAAGTGCAATGGTGTCACTCATGTTGAAACTAATAAAGGTGAAGAAAACCTAACTGTTGACTGCAAAGAGTCCGAGG GTTTGGAAGCTCTAGCCCACAAAGGAACTAATTTTCCAAGAAGGCTGCGGCTAAGTCATATAAGACATCTTGCAAGATCATTGAATAATTCTACGGGTGAGCTTGGTGGCAACCACCAAATGGTAGAGGCAGTCATAACCAAACGGGATGTTGCTAGTAACT GTTTGCAAGTTGGACATTCTGATTCTGGTATATCGCCACAAAGTTTACGTTTGAATCGTGTCAAGCGTCTTGCTCGCACATTCAACAATTCTGCAAATTCTGCTACAAGAGAGGCTAGTGATCAAGACCACAGAAGTACCACAGAAG TGGAACAGAAGCTACCGTGTGGAGAGCTGCAGCTGATAAGCAATGATGAACCAAAACTTGTATGA
- the LOC122275423 gene encoding scarecrow-like protein 13 — translation MQTSQEHHSSASFQGLYRQPLQDPYCLSHFQILENNVSADMGNQGTSVSFEPEQYFTLESSPATDGYIVCDSPSISSGLSNRSPFSPQVSQSYMSDPHRSPENNYGSPASGSSVADNGNEMRHKLREIETVLLGSEPDIGDSCYNSLVSGIHHVTSTSRWDLDQLVEMIPRLDLREVLICCAEAVSNNDVSTAVALMKVLEKKVSVSGDPIQRLGAYMLEGLRARLERSGSVIYKSLKCEEPTSSELMSYMSILYGICPYWKFAYVSANAVIGEVMANERRIHIIDFQIAQGSQWMLLIKALERRPGGPPLALRITGVDDSQSAHARGGGLNIVGQKLLAFAKSCQVPLEFHAAPMSGCEVELENLSVRPGEALAVNFPYVLHHMPDESVSTQNHRDRLLRLVKSLSPKVVTLIEQESNTNTSPFFPRFKETMEYYTAMFESIDAAQHPRHDKRRIRAEENCVARDIVNMVACEDAERVERHELLGKWRSRLSMAGFTPYPLSSSVANTVIDLLGNYNENYRLAESGGALYLGWKNRPMVTSSAWW, via the coding sequence ATGCAAACATCCCAGGAGCACCATAGTTCAGCCAGTTTCCAAGGGTTGTACCGTCAGCCTTTGCAAGATCCCTATTGTTTGTCTCATTTCCAGATCTTAGAAAACAATGTCTCTGCCGATATGGGCAACCAAGGAACAAGTGTTTCCTTTGAACCCGAACAATACTTCACCTTGGAGTCATCTCCAGCTACTGATGGTTACATTGTCTGTGATTCCCCATCTATTTCTAGTGGCTTGTCCAATAGAAGTCCCTTTTCCCCCCAAGTTTCTCAGTCATATATGTCTGATCCACATCGTTCTCCTGAAAACAACTATGGGTCGCCAGCAAGTGGCTCTTCTGTTGCTGATAATGGCAATGAAATGAGGCACAAGCTCCGGGAAATCGAAACTGTTTTGCTGGGTTCTGAACCAGATATTGGCGACAGCTGCTATAACTCTCTTGTTAGTGGAATCCACCATGTCACTTCCACATCAAGGTGGGATTTGGATCAACTGGTTGAAATGATCCCCAGGTTAGACTTGAGAGAGGTGCTCATTTGCTGTGCAGAAGCAGTATCCAATAATGATGTATCAACGGCGGTTGCTCTAATGAAAGTGCTGGAGAAGAAGGTATCTGTGTCTGGAGATCCTATCCAACGTTTGGGTGCTTACATGTTGGAAGGGCTTAGGGCAAGGTTAGAACGCTCAGGGAGTGTAATCTACAAATCCTTGAAGTGCGAGGAACCAACAAGCTCAGAACTAATGTCATACATGTCTATCCTCTATGGGATTTGCCCCTACTGGAAGTTTGCTTACGTGTCTGCAAATGCTGTCATTGGGGAAGTTATGGCAAATGAGCGCAGAATCCACATCATTGATTTCCAGATTGCACAGGGCAGTCAGTGGATGCTCCTCATCAAGGCGCTTGAACGTCGCCCTGGTGGGCCTCCCCTTGCCCTCCGCATCACAGGTGTTGATGATTCCCAATCAGCTCATGCTCGAGGTGGGGGACTTAATATTGTAGGGCAGAAGCTGTTAGCATTTGCTAAGTCGTGCCAAGTACCACTTGAGTTTCATGCTGCTCCCATGTCCGGTTGTGAGGTTGAGCTAGAAAATCTGAGCGTTCGACCTGGGGAAGCCCTGGCTGTTAATTTCCCATACGTGTTGCACCACATGCCAGACGAGAGTGTGAGCACACAGAATCACAGGGACAGACTCTTGAGGCTGGTCAAAAGTTTGTCACCCAAGGTTGTGACTCTTATTGAGCAAGAGTCCAACACCAACACTTCCCCATTTTTCCCAAGGTTCAAAGAGACAATGGAATATTATACAGCCATGTTTGAATCGATTGATGCTGCTCAGCACCCAAGACATGACAAGCGGCGGATCCGCGCAGAAGAGAACTGTGTGGCTCGTGACATAGTAAATATGGTAGCTTGTGAGGATGCTGAGAGAGTGGAGCGTCACGAACTTCTGGGAAAATGGAGGTCAAGACTTTCAATGGCGGGTTTCACTCCGTACCCATTGAGTTCTTCTGTGGCTAATACTGTTATAGATCTACTTGGGAACTATAATGAGAATTATAGACTCGCGGAGAGCGGTGGGGCTCTCTACCTTGGTTGGAAGAACAGACCTATGGTTACCTCCTCTGCCTGGTGGTAA
- the LOC122274999 gene encoding putative pumilio homolog 7, chloroplastic: MNTAICTGNGFYILMIHPIGSSVIFRCLDVASSEHNKLLYEAAITYCLELAKHEKGCINLKKFITSCRGEGRQQLLDFIAEHSLYLSQDPTGNYVLQHVLAFHDPALTDKICSVLSGHYVQISLQKGGSHVVERCLQSSGMEHVLQELLKSDNIHGLLQLARDRYGNYVVQTALKATKRAGSPSHESLVWLLKQHSNALKSGYGSNVMKLISSGFPND, encoded by the exons ATGAATACAGCTATCTGCACTGGCAATGGATTCTATATATTGATGATACATCCAATCGGATCTTCTGTTATATTTAGGTGTCTTGATGTAGCTAGTTCTGAGCATAATAAG TTGCTATACGAAGCAGCCATAACATACTGTCTCGAGCTGGCCAAACATGAAAAAGGATGCATAAACTTGAAAAAGTTCATCACATCTTGCAGAGGCGAAGGCAGACAACAACTCCTAGATTTTATTGCAGAACATTCGTTGTACCTCTCTCAGGATCCCACTGG GAACTATGTATTGCAGCATGTCCTAGCATTTCATGATCCTGCCTTGACGGATAAGATCTGCTCTGTTTTGAGCGGCCATTATGTACAAATTTCTTTACAGAAAGGTGGCAGTCATGTGGTAGAGAGATGCTTACAATCTTCTGGCATGGAACATGTGCTTCAAGAACTTCTCAAGAGTGACAATATTCACGGACTCTTACAACTTGCTCGAGATCGATATGGGAACTACGTGGTCCAAACAGCGCTGAAGGCCACGAAG CGTGCAGGTAGTCCCTCCCATGAAAGTCTTGTATGGCTCTTGAAACAGCATTCGAATGCTCTCAAGTCAGGGTATGGAAGCAATGTCATGAAGCTGATTTCAAGTGGGTTTCCAAATGACTAA
- the LOC122276802 gene encoding uncharacterized protein LOC122276802: protein MEKNVNIIAADDKDRTDINLDNELGGIWGTNLPDNGGNFLDGWNGTANNQESYDLNVEDLRETLANTDLDAAAAAFRNSPTRLNAATSLESDIEWRETLREAATDLDAAAAAARITRARWNACIQGLQIRGRGETVNREGRVFKLMNDADKQPVFNKLIESANVSELRQIVAKIVSQPESLIKASLNPYG from the exons ATGGAGAAAAATGTTAATATTATAGCTGCAGATGATAAAGATAGAACTGATATTAATCTCGATAACGAACTAGGTGGCATCTGGGGAACAAATCTTCCCGACAATGGAG gaaattttctggatggttggAATGGTACTGCGAACAATCAAGAAAGCTATGATCTTAATGTTGAAGACCTCAGAGAAACATTAGCAAATACTGATTTagatgcagcagcagcagcctTCCGAAATAGCCCTACTAGATTGAATGCAGCAACTAGTCTAGAGTCAGATATTGAATGGAGAGAGACCCTGAGAGAAGCAGCTACTGATTTagatgcagcagcagcagccgcCCGAATTACCCGTGCTAGATGGAATGCATGTATTCAAGGGTTACAAATTAGAGGCCGGGGAGAGACCGTTAATCGAGAGGGAAGGGTATTCAAGTTGATGAATGACGCCGATAAGCAGCCCGTCTTTAATAAGCTAATTGAGTCCGCGAATGTCTCTGAGTTGCGGCAGATTGTAGCCAAGATAGTTTCGCAGCCTGAATCACTTATCAAGGCATCTCTTAATCCATATGGGTAA
- the LOC122275424 gene encoding uncharacterized protein LOC122275424 isoform X2 has protein sequence MEEVSERSELRRMQREQERERRRMRDRQRRQSMTVEQREKHLARRRRNYQLRRLRAESARSGSQTGQVGMVSRGETITSDEHQAVTSFSGLSVKCNGVTHVETNKGEENLTVDCKESEGLEALAHKGTNFPRRLRLSHIRHLARSLNNSTGELGGNHQMVEAVITKRDVASNCLQVGHSDSGISPQSLRLNRVKRLARTFNNSANSATREASDQDHRSTTEGQSSVIGYQREGTFYLVLCTNDVFLAFLNRFLIVEMTEKTKKNYPWA, from the exons ATGGAAGAGGTATCAGAAAGGTCAGAGCTGCGCAGAATGCAACGGGAGCAGGAAAGAGAAAGGCGCCGGATGCGGGACAGGCAAAGAAGACAGTCAATGACGGTTGAGCAGAGGGAGAAACATCTTGCCAGGCGTCGTAGAAACTATCAATTGAGAAGACTAAGAGCTGAAAGTGCAAGGTCAGGTTCTCAAACTGGACAAGTGGGCATGGTGAGTAGAGGTGAAACGATCACCAGCGATGAACATCAAGCAGTAACTTCTTTTTCAGGACTGAGTGTCAAGTGCAATGGTGTCACTCATGTTGAAACTAATAAAGGTGAAGAAAACCTAACTGTTGACTGCAAAGAGTCCGAGG GTTTGGAAGCTCTAGCCCACAAAGGAACTAATTTTCCAAGAAGGCTGCGGCTAAGTCATATAAGACATCTTGCAAGATCATTGAATAATTCTACGGGTGAGCTTGGTGGCAACCACCAAATGGTAGAGGCAGTCATAACCAAACGGGATGTTGCTAGTAACT GTTTGCAAGTTGGACATTCTGATTCTGGTATATCGCCACAAAGTTTACGTTTGAATCGTGTCAAGCGTCTTGCTCGCACATTCAACAATTCTGCAAATTCTGCTACAAGAGAGGCTAGTGATCAAGACCACAGAAGTACCACAGAAG GACAATCGTCTGTCATTGGCTATCAAAGAGAGGGAACCTTTTACTTGGTCCTGTGCACAAATGATGTTTTCTTAGCTTTTCTTAACAGGTTCTTGATTGTAGAAAT gacagagaaaacaaaaaagaattatCCGTGGGCATAG
- the LOC122275424 gene encoding uncharacterized protein LOC122275424 isoform X1, whose translation MEEVSERSELRRMQREQERERRRMRDRQRRQSMTVEQREKHLARRRRNYQLRRLRAESARSGSQTGQVGMVSRGETITSDEHQAVTSFSGLSVKCNGVTHVETNKGEENLTVDCKESEGLEALAHKGTNFPRRLRLSHIRHLARSLNNSTGELGGNHQMVEAVITKRDVASNCLQVGHSDSGISPQSLRLNRVKRLARTFNNSANSATREASDQDHRSTTEGQSSVIGYQREGTFYLVLCTNDVFLAFLNRFLIVEIVAGQRKQKRIIRGHRLIVGQVCMMLQLH comes from the exons ATGGAAGAGGTATCAGAAAGGTCAGAGCTGCGCAGAATGCAACGGGAGCAGGAAAGAGAAAGGCGCCGGATGCGGGACAGGCAAAGAAGACAGTCAATGACGGTTGAGCAGAGGGAGAAACATCTTGCCAGGCGTCGTAGAAACTATCAATTGAGAAGACTAAGAGCTGAAAGTGCAAGGTCAGGTTCTCAAACTGGACAAGTGGGCATGGTGAGTAGAGGTGAAACGATCACCAGCGATGAACATCAAGCAGTAACTTCTTTTTCAGGACTGAGTGTCAAGTGCAATGGTGTCACTCATGTTGAAACTAATAAAGGTGAAGAAAACCTAACTGTTGACTGCAAAGAGTCCGAGG GTTTGGAAGCTCTAGCCCACAAAGGAACTAATTTTCCAAGAAGGCTGCGGCTAAGTCATATAAGACATCTTGCAAGATCATTGAATAATTCTACGGGTGAGCTTGGTGGCAACCACCAAATGGTAGAGGCAGTCATAACCAAACGGGATGTTGCTAGTAACT GTTTGCAAGTTGGACATTCTGATTCTGGTATATCGCCACAAAGTTTACGTTTGAATCGTGTCAAGCGTCTTGCTCGCACATTCAACAATTCTGCAAATTCTGCTACAAGAGAGGCTAGTGATCAAGACCACAGAAGTACCACAGAAG GACAATCGTCTGTCATTGGCTATCAAAGAGAGGGAACCTTTTACTTGGTCCTGTGCACAAATGATGTTTTCTTAGCTTTTCTTAACAGGTTCTTGATTGTAGAAAT tgTTGCAGgacagagaaaacaaaaaagaattatCCGTGGGCATAGATTAATTGTTGGACAAGTCTGCATGATGTTACAATTACATTGA
- the LOC122277564 gene encoding thymidine kinase a-like has protein sequence MFAVSGMKSFLTPTFSAFPKPTPLALFSFASKSHPCNSTTFRHPSFLPLKPAIFSPKSSFLSMQNRGMHVELAPPSSTGEIHVIVGPMFSGKTTSLLRRIQSESSNGRSVALIKSNKDTRYGLDAIVTHDGVKLPCWALADLSSFRQKFGPDAYAQLDVIGIDEAQFFEDLYDFCRVAADRDGKTVIVAGLDGDYLRRSFGSVLDIIPLSDSVTKLTARCELCKKRAFFTLRKTEQKQTELIGGADVYMPVCRQHYVSGQVVIEAARTVLESQKDDCVSLA, from the exons ATGTTTGCTGTTTCAGGAATGAAGTCCTTCCTAACCCCAACGTTCTCAGCCTTCCCCAAACCCACTCCTCTTGCACTATTCTCCTTCGCCTCCAAATCCCATCCATGCAACAGCACAACTTTCCGACATCCTAGTTTTCTCCCTCTAAAACCCGCGATATTTTCACCCAAATCCTCATTTCTTTCAATGCAAAATCGTGGCATGCACGTGGAGCTGGCTCCGCCGTCGTCGACCGGTGAGATTCACGTGATCGTTGGCCCGATGTTCTCCGGAAAAACCACCTCGCTTCTTCGCAGGATTCAGTCTGAGAGCAGCAATGGCAG AAGTGTGGctttaataaaatcaaataaggATACGAGATATGGATTGGATGCAATTGTGACACATGATGGGGTGAAGCTGCCATGTTGGGCCTTAGCGGATTTATCATCATTCAGACAAAAGTTTGGTCCTGATGCATATGCTCAG TTAGATGTGATTGGTATTGATGAAGCTCAATTCTTTGAGGACCTTTATGACTTCTGCCGTGTAGCTGCTGATCGTGATGGAAAAACAGTAATAGTTGCTGGATTAGATGGTGACTATTTGAG GAGGAGCTTTGGTTCTGTGTTAGATATAATTCCCCTTTCTGATTCTGTGACCAAATTAACTGCTCGTTGTGAACTTTGTAAAAAACGTGCTTTCTTCACCTTAAGGAAAACAGAGCAGAAACAGACAGAACTGATTGGTGGGGCTGATGTCTACATGCCTGTTTGTCGACAGCATTATGTTAGTGGACAAGTAGTCATCGAAGCTGCAAGGACTGTGCTGGAATCTCAGAAAGATGATTGCGTCTCTCTTGCGTAG
- the LOC122277563 gene encoding probable serine/threonine-protein kinase WNK11 — translation MIIRSHPLSHYLISSILKHTRFLALYVFFSLFVSWAFDGGSSFFSSNMPYVRSDPSDKDAEPFVEIDSTGRYGRYGDLLGAGAVKKVYRAFDQEEGREVAWNQVSLIRFLDDKAMLDRIRKEVFLLRTLKDDNIITSFSSWIDQEDKTLNFITEFCTSGNLRDYRRKHPHVSDMALKKWSRQILRGLEYLHLHEPCIIHRDLNCSNVFINGNNGKVKIGDLGLAATTGKDHMGHSILGTPEFMAPEIYDENYTEKVDIYSFGMCVLELATMEIPYSECDSVAKIYKKVTSGVKPRAMNKVRDLDMKVFIEKCLAPQTERPSASELLEDPIFAGIDDEEN, via the coding sequence ATGATCATTCGATCTCATCCATTGTCTCACTATTTGATCTCCTCCATTCTCAAACACACAAGATTTCTTGCCTTGTACGTTTTCTTCTCGTTGTTTGTTTCTTGGGCTTTTGACGGTGGGTCGAGTTTTTTCTCGTCAAACATGCCGTACGTTAGATCGGATCCGTCCGACAAAGACGCTGAGCCGTTCGTGGAGATTGATTCAACGGGACGGTACGGGAGGTACGGGGACTTGCTCGGTGCCGGAGCGGTGAAGAAGGTGTATCGAGCTTTCGATCAAGAAGAGGGAAGAGAGGTGGCTTGGAACCAGGTTTCGTTGATAAGGTTCTTGGATGACAAGGCGATGTTGGACAGGATACGCAAGGAGGTTTTTTTGCTGAGAACTTTGAAGGACGATAACATTATTACATCGTTCAGTTCATGGATCGATCAAGAGGACAAAACGTTGAACTTCATTACCGAGTTTTGTACATCCGGAAATCTGAGGGATTATAGGAGGAAGCATCCGCACGTCTCGGACATGGCCCTGAAGAAGTGGTCAAGACAGATTCTGAGGGGTTTGGAGTATCTCCATTTGCATGAGCCATGCATAATTCACAGAGATCTCAATTGCAGTAATGTTTTTATCAACGGCAATAATGGGAAGGTGAAGATTGGAGATTTGGGATTAGCAGCAACGACGGGGAAGGACCATATGGGACATTCCATTCTCGGGACGCCGGAGTTCATGGCGCCGGAGATTTACGATGAGAATTACACCGAAAAGGTGGATATATACTCGTTTGGGATGTGTGTGCTCGAGTTGGCGACAATGGAAATCCCATACAGTGAGTGCGACAGTGTGGCCAAGATATACAAGAAGGTGACATCTGGGGTGAAGCCTCGGGCAATGAACAAGGTTAGAGATTTGGACATGAAAGTGTTCATTGAGAAGTGCCTTGCGCCACAGACTGAGAGGCCGTCTGCCTCTGAACTCCTCGAGGATCCCATCTTTGCCGGAATTGATGATGAAGAAAACTAA